From the genome of Gracilibacillus salitolerans, one region includes:
- the parC gene encoding DNA topoisomerase IV subunit A gives MAVEEKFLDLPLEDVMGDRFGRYSKYIIQDRALPDARDGLKPVQRRILFAMHEEKNTHDKSFRKSAKTVGTVIGNYHPHGDSSVYEAMVRLSQTWKVRNVLVEMHGNNGSVDGDPPAAMRYTEARLSAIASELIRDIDKGTVDYIPNFDDTIDEPVVLPARIPNLLVNGSTGISAGYATEIPPHNLGEIIDAIIKRLDKPSVTIEELIDIVKGPDFPTGGIIQGYEGLKKAYQTGKGKIVVRGKATIEPLKGNREQIVIDEIPFEVNKAVLVKRMDELRIDRKVEGIAEVRDETDRTGLRIVVELKRNADSQGVLHYLYKNTDLQITYHFNMVAIKDKTPQLLNLLQMIDAYIEHQKEVVTRQTKFDLNKAEKRAHIVEGLIKAVSILDELIQTIRASKDKQDAKKRIMEAYDFTEPQAEAIVTLQLYRLTNTDITALEKEANELQKAISEYQAILADEKKLLSVIKKDLRSMKKQYADARHTKIEEKIEELKINVEVTVASEDVITSVTEQGYVKRTSIRSYTASSDEDFTIKENDHLISLLELNTTDHLLLFTNKGRYVPIPVHQLPDIRWKELGQHLSNIAALDKDETIVKAIPIREFAKDKYLIFFTKNGMVKKSTLDLYVSQRFSRPLIALNLKKDDELINVYETDGNQDIFVATNKGYGLWYHESEVSAIGQRAAGVKAIQLKADEYVVNAVMMDELQEKRHLFVTTQRGACKRMTIDRFEKSSRAKKGLVMLRELKAKPHRIVGFDIVDSEDLISLITNKGEIHKVKPMELPISDRYSNGSYVIDTDLEGEVTTIKQKMELTKAFDEEKE, from the coding sequence TTGGCAGTAGAAGAAAAGTTTTTAGATCTCCCCTTAGAGGATGTGATGGGAGATCGTTTTGGACGTTATAGTAAATACATTATCCAGGATCGTGCATTGCCTGACGCACGTGATGGGTTAAAACCAGTACAACGCCGAATTCTTTTTGCAATGCATGAAGAAAAGAACACACACGATAAATCGTTCCGTAAATCAGCCAAAACGGTTGGTACAGTAATCGGTAATTATCATCCACATGGTGATTCATCTGTATATGAAGCTATGGTACGACTAAGTCAAACTTGGAAGGTTCGTAATGTCTTAGTTGAAATGCACGGTAACAATGGTAGTGTAGATGGTGACCCACCAGCAGCGATGCGTTATACGGAGGCGAGATTATCCGCTATCGCATCAGAGCTAATTCGTGACATTGATAAAGGAACCGTTGATTATATCCCTAACTTTGATGATACGATTGATGAACCAGTTGTACTACCAGCAAGAATACCTAATTTGTTAGTTAATGGTTCTACTGGTATTTCTGCAGGTTATGCGACTGAAATTCCACCTCATAATTTAGGGGAAATCATCGATGCCATCATCAAACGCCTAGATAAACCTTCTGTAACGATAGAAGAATTAATAGACATTGTAAAAGGGCCAGATTTTCCTACCGGTGGAATTATTCAAGGATACGAAGGACTAAAGAAAGCTTATCAGACAGGCAAAGGAAAAATAGTCGTACGCGGAAAGGCTACTATTGAACCATTAAAAGGAAATCGCGAACAAATCGTAATTGACGAAATTCCATTTGAAGTGAATAAGGCTGTCCTTGTAAAACGAATGGATGAATTACGAATTGATCGTAAAGTGGAGGGAATCGCAGAAGTTCGTGATGAAACAGATAGAACTGGTTTACGAATCGTGGTCGAATTGAAACGAAATGCAGATAGTCAAGGTGTGCTCCACTATTTATATAAGAATACCGACTTACAGATTACCTATCACTTTAATATGGTGGCCATCAAAGATAAAACTCCGCAATTATTAAATTTATTACAAATGATTGATGCTTATATTGAACATCAGAAAGAAGTTGTCACAAGACAAACGAAATTTGATTTAAACAAAGCTGAGAAAAGAGCACATATTGTTGAGGGTCTGATAAAAGCTGTTTCCATTTTAGATGAATTAATTCAAACCATTCGTGCATCCAAGGATAAGCAAGATGCCAAAAAACGTATTATGGAAGCATATGATTTTACTGAGCCCCAAGCAGAAGCAATTGTCACATTGCAATTGTACCGCTTAACCAATACAGATATTACAGCTTTAGAAAAAGAAGCTAATGAACTTCAAAAAGCAATATCTGAATATCAGGCAATCCTAGCCGATGAAAAGAAATTATTATCTGTGATTAAAAAAGATCTCAGAAGTATGAAAAAACAGTATGCTGATGCTCGCCATACAAAAATCGAAGAAAAGATCGAGGAATTAAAAATTAATGTAGAGGTAACAGTAGCCAGTGAGGACGTAATTACATCTGTTACAGAACAAGGCTATGTAAAACGAACAAGTATCAGGTCGTATACTGCTTCAAGCGATGAAGATTTTACGATCAAAGAAAATGATCATTTAATCTCATTATTAGAGTTAAATACGACAGACCACTTGCTGTTGTTTACGAATAAAGGACGCTATGTGCCAATACCAGTTCACCAGTTACCTGATATTCGTTGGAAAGAACTCGGTCAGCATTTATCGAATATAGCTGCCCTTGACAAAGACGAGACGATCGTTAAAGCCATTCCAATTAGGGAATTTGCCAAAGATAAATATCTTATCTTCTTTACCAAAAATGGCATGGTTAAGAAAAGTACATTAGATTTATACGTTTCTCAACGCTTTTCTCGACCACTAATTGCTTTGAACTTGAAAAAAGATGACGAGTTAATCAATGTTTATGAGACAGACGGCAATCAAGATATATTTGTAGCCACAAATAAAGGTTATGGACTTTGGTATCACGAATCAGAAGTTTCAGCCATTGGTCAGCGTGCTGCTGGTGTGAAAGCAATCCAACTAAAAGCTGATGAATATGTTGTCAATGCCGTAATGATGGATGAACTACAAGAGAAGAGACATTTGTTTGTAACTACCCAAAGAGGTGCTTGTAAGCGAATGACGATTGATCGATTTGAGAAATCATCACGGGCGAAAAAAGGGCTAGTGATGTTAAGAGAATTAAAGGCAAAGCCACATCGCATTGTCGGATTTGATATAGTCGATAGCGAAGATCTTATTTCATTAATAACCAATAAAGGCGAAATTCATAAAGTAAAACCAATGGAACTACCAATAAGTGATCGTTACAGCAATGGATCATATGTGATCGACACCGACCTTGAAGGAGAAGTAACAACCATCAAACAAAAAATGGAACTAACCAAAGCATTTGACGAAGAAAAGGAATAA
- the hisJ gene encoding histidinol-phosphatase HisJ, producing MHMNGDYHVHTPFCPHGSNDSIEMYIEQALEKGIKELSFTEHAPLPVDFTDPTPDQDSAMSWEDLDAYIQLIENAKKTYKSQIKINLGFEVDYIEGYEEATTSFLDRYSHYIDDAILSVHMLRTPDYNYVCLDFSSEEFARIIQLFGSVEAVYDKYYRTIEKAIISDLGAFKPNRIGHLTLIHKYQRKYAVDQSYNVTIERLLDLIQEHHLELDVNTAGLYKEDCQELYPPLPIIEKAIQKGIRWKPGSDSHVSGTIARGFDQLKVNK from the coding sequence ATGCATATGAATGGAGATTATCACGTACATACCCCCTTCTGTCCGCATGGCTCAAATGATAGTATCGAGATGTACATAGAGCAAGCCCTTGAAAAAGGTATTAAAGAATTAAGCTTTACTGAGCATGCACCGTTGCCGGTAGATTTTACTGATCCAACACCAGATCAAGACAGTGCAATGTCATGGGAAGACCTAGATGCTTATATCCAGCTGATTGAGAATGCCAAAAAGACATATAAATCGCAAATAAAAATTAATTTAGGCTTTGAAGTGGATTATATTGAAGGCTATGAAGAAGCGACTACTTCATTCCTTGATCGATATAGTCACTATATCGATGATGCTATTTTATCTGTACATATGTTAAGAACACCTGATTATAACTATGTATGCTTAGATTTTAGCAGTGAAGAATTTGCTCGTATCATTCAGTTATTTGGTAGTGTTGAAGCAGTCTACGACAAATATTACCGAACAATAGAAAAGGCAATTATTTCTGACCTTGGAGCTTTTAAACCAAATCGAATCGGTCACTTAACTTTAATTCACAAATATCAACGCAAATATGCTGTTGATCAGAGCTATAATGTGACAATAGAACGATTGCTCGATCTAATACAAGAGCATCATTTAGAATTAGACGTTAACACAGCGGGTCTATATAAAGAAGATTGTCAGGAACTATATCCACCACTTCCGATCATCGAAAAAGCGATACAAAAGGGAATACGTTGGAAACCCGGTTCCGATAGTCACGTTTCTGGTACTATTGCGCGTGGATTTGACCAATTAAAAGTTAATAAATAA
- the plsY gene encoding glycerol-3-phosphate 1-O-acyltransferase PlsY, whose amino-acid sequence MEYIIFIILAYLLGSIPTGLIVGKVGYQKDIREHGSGNLGATNTFRVLGMKAGMTVTLVDILKGTLAAVLPVLFQAENVYPLLVGIFAVIGHTYPIFAKFKGGKAVATSSGVILGVNPLVFVIMICSFLVILYFTKYVSLSSMLTGIIAIIVSIVQQDIGLIVVISILTAFVIYRHQANIKRIMNKTEPKIKWM is encoded by the coding sequence ATGGAGTATATTATTTTTATCATTCTTGCCTATTTACTTGGTTCAATACCAACAGGACTAATTGTAGGTAAAGTTGGCTATCAAAAAGATATAAGAGAACACGGTAGCGGCAACTTAGGAGCTACAAATACATTTCGTGTACTTGGAATGAAAGCTGGTATGACGGTAACCTTAGTCGATATCTTAAAAGGGACTTTAGCAGCTGTTCTACCGGTACTTTTTCAAGCAGAAAATGTTTATCCCCTGTTAGTCGGGATTTTCGCTGTAATTGGACACACGTACCCAATTTTCGCGAAATTCAAAGGAGGGAAAGCTGTAGCAACCTCTTCAGGGGTAATTTTAGGTGTTAACCCGTTAGTATTTGTCATTATGATCTGCAGCTTTTTAGTTATCCTTTATTTCACAAAATATGTATCATTATCATCCATGTTAACTGGTATTATTGCAATAATTGTTAGCATTGTGCAACAAGATATCGGGTTAATTGTCGTCATTTCTATTTTAACAGCATTTGTGATATATCGACACCAAGCAAATATAAAAAGAATTATGAACAAAACCGAGCCTAAAATTAAATGGATGTAA
- a CDS encoding dynamin family protein has protein sequence MLTTSKQMVDKQQLADLYHFFDQKKEPLYQEQILDYYAKLEQKMLHVCFSGHFSAGKSTLINHLMNETLLPQSPIPTSANIVEIKRGEEGVIVHFADQPAIKMKALPPIDRLHQLCRDGDEVKKVEIFKNMEALPPGVTFMDTPGIDAANDADRVMTESALHQVDVLFYVMDYNHVQSEVNARFLKQIDEMNKPYYVIINQMDKHDEAEITFSDFKDSLEQVFKQWDINPEQVFYTSMYDTEKKINEFDQLRTTIIQLMTANHQDVLQDTLWHGTEYSVYQSIQEKQKLMDNRLTDLEDGLKDIELPEALYEEVQDHYQALQEKKKNIEKEYLHEVEQTTKNAQLVPYEIREKAEYLLHSFDPKFKVGLFRNRKKIESERDERLVTFYQAMKEKVEVSLEWKLRDKMSEFLKPFVSVHFSEPIFEQQFQANDLVKLMNEGATVNGDYILVYTDQVSAAIKKMYRQFYKNKWYELRDKILSPVEEHLSEKKKELETIERYQTIQAEMDQIKHEFNAYKDNVESILRKELTFGEEELLAIQKELDARIIDNVMDIKELPAKMKETEKKKQDHSQHRKDNNIPLYSFNETVTDVEELNQKFKGINELDSIRREIRNKKERLSNRSFTIALFGAFSAGKSSFANALIGEKVLPVSPNPTTAAINKISPVNDNYQHKDVYVVIKQEQELLADIQEIFEGNFQNLSEAYKWIQKTKLDKLDIADQHKSFLTAFYNGFSVMQDKIGTDYVIGFDDFQTYIREEEIACFVKEMELFYDCPLTKKHITLVDTPGADSVNARHTDLAFSYIKDADAILFVTYYNHPFSKPDQLFLERLGKVKDAFELDKMFFIINAIDLAKDEQEEQLVIDYVRNELQQFDINDPRMFSVSSKKAIKEKSERTGLPKFEQSFYRFVKEELTQMSMRSIYTDMHRANALVAKWLSIINGDQAEKERLIKQGKTNQTEIERVIEERDHGSYFDQVIQKLNKQSFYAKQRFSIQYPDLFKDYVNPGAIQSNGRKGKKEVETALIALWKAIDTRLKHEYEAISIRLEQSFNQSLQQMRQDIQTKIKQVDPQFSLSELEDITLSEPELHVRQREADKGLLTKWSNPYKDTKSFFAGEGRKELEEYTNEYFNQTWEEAVTKMEKDLVTFYHEQWMHYDQMVWEQYHKETNTYYQQVIEGIENQEENKEQLVAIKDYLDQVLDAKIHA, from the coding sequence ATGTTGACAACGAGTAAACAAATGGTAGATAAACAACAATTAGCAGACTTATACCACTTTTTTGACCAAAAAAAGGAACCACTCTATCAAGAGCAAATACTTGATTATTATGCAAAATTAGAACAAAAGATGTTGCATGTTTGTTTTAGTGGGCACTTTTCAGCAGGAAAATCGACGTTAATCAATCATTTAATGAACGAAACATTATTACCGCAAAGCCCCATTCCAACCAGTGCAAATATTGTAGAGATAAAAAGGGGAGAAGAAGGGGTCATTGTTCATTTTGCAGATCAACCTGCCATTAAAATGAAAGCTCTTCCGCCTATAGATAGGTTGCATCAATTATGTCGTGATGGAGATGAAGTAAAAAAGGTAGAAATATTCAAAAACATGGAAGCATTGCCTCCGGGGGTAACATTTATGGATACCCCTGGTATTGATGCTGCCAATGATGCAGACCGCGTAATGACCGAATCAGCATTGCATCAAGTTGATGTATTGTTCTATGTGATGGATTATAACCATGTTCAATCAGAGGTAAATGCACGATTCTTGAAACAAATCGATGAAATGAATAAACCGTATTATGTCATTATTAATCAGATGGATAAACATGATGAAGCTGAAATAACTTTTTCTGATTTTAAAGATAGCTTAGAGCAGGTGTTTAAGCAATGGGATATTAACCCTGAACAAGTCTTTTATACTTCCATGTATGACACAGAAAAGAAAATCAATGAATTTGATCAGTTAAGAACAACGATCATTCAGCTAATGACGGCAAATCATCAGGATGTTTTACAGGATACTTTATGGCATGGTACAGAATACTCGGTTTATCAAAGTATCCAAGAAAAGCAAAAACTAATGGATAACAGACTTACTGATTTAGAGGACGGACTAAAAGATATAGAACTTCCTGAAGCGTTGTATGAAGAGGTTCAAGATCATTATCAAGCTTTACAAGAAAAGAAAAAGAATATAGAAAAAGAATATTTACATGAAGTTGAGCAGACAACGAAAAACGCTCAACTTGTTCCGTATGAAATCCGTGAGAAAGCGGAGTATTTGCTACATTCCTTTGATCCGAAATTTAAGGTTGGTCTTTTCCGCAATCGAAAGAAGATAGAATCGGAACGTGATGAGCGATTAGTGACGTTTTACCAGGCGATGAAAGAGAAAGTAGAAGTAAGTTTAGAATGGAAATTAAGAGATAAAATGTCGGAATTTTTAAAACCTTTTGTATCTGTTCACTTTTCGGAACCTATTTTTGAACAGCAATTCCAAGCAAATGATCTGGTGAAACTGATGAATGAAGGCGCGACTGTTAATGGTGACTATATTCTTGTCTATACTGACCAGGTATCGGCTGCGATAAAGAAAATGTATCGTCAATTTTATAAAAACAAATGGTATGAATTAAGAGATAAGATTCTATCTCCAGTTGAAGAACATTTAAGTGAGAAGAAAAAAGAACTGGAAACAATAGAAAGGTATCAAACCATTCAAGCTGAAATGGATCAAATAAAGCATGAATTTAATGCGTATAAAGATAACGTTGAATCCATTTTAAGAAAAGAGCTTACTTTTGGAGAAGAGGAATTACTTGCGATCCAGAAGGAATTGGATGCTAGAATTATTGATAACGTGATGGATATAAAAGAGCTTCCGGCAAAAATGAAAGAAACTGAAAAGAAAAAACAAGATCATTCGCAACACAGAAAAGATAATAATATTCCTTTGTATTCTTTTAATGAAACCGTTACGGATGTAGAAGAATTAAACCAAAAATTTAAAGGGATCAATGAGTTGGATTCTATTCGTCGAGAGATACGCAACAAAAAAGAACGACTTAGTAACCGCTCGTTTACGATTGCATTATTTGGCGCATTTAGTGCAGGGAAATCTTCGTTTGCCAATGCATTAATTGGAGAGAAAGTGTTGCCTGTTTCCCCAAATCCGACAACAGCTGCCATTAATAAGATTAGTCCCGTAAATGATAATTATCAGCATAAAGATGTCTATGTAGTGATAAAACAGGAACAAGAACTATTAGCAGATATTCAGGAAATTTTCGAGGGTAATTTCCAAAATCTATCTGAGGCGTATAAATGGATCCAAAAAACAAAACTAGACAAATTAGATATCGCCGATCAACACAAGTCATTTCTAACCGCTTTTTATAACGGATTTAGTGTGATGCAAGATAAAATTGGAACCGATTATGTCATTGGTTTTGATGATTTTCAGACGTATATTCGCGAAGAAGAGATTGCATGTTTTGTTAAGGAGATGGAACTTTTTTATGACTGCCCATTAACAAAGAAGCATATTACGTTAGTGGATACACCTGGAGCAGATTCCGTTAATGCACGACATACAGATTTAGCATTTTCCTATATCAAAGATGCGGATGCAATCCTGTTCGTAACGTATTATAACCATCCATTTTCCAAACCTGATCAGCTGTTTTTAGAACGGTTAGGAAAAGTGAAGGATGCGTTTGAATTAGATAAAATGTTTTTTATTATAAATGCAATTGACTTGGCGAAAGATGAACAAGAAGAACAATTAGTCATTGATTATGTTCGAAATGAATTACAACAATTTGATATAAACGACCCGAGAATGTTCTCTGTCTCAAGTAAAAAAGCAATCAAAGAAAAAAGTGAACGTACTGGATTGCCGAAATTTGAACAATCCTTCTATCGGTTCGTAAAAGAAGAATTAACCCAAATGAGTATGCGTTCCATCTATACAGATATGCACAGAGCAAACGCCTTAGTCGCGAAATGGCTGTCTATTATCAATGGGGATCAAGCAGAAAAAGAACGATTAATAAAGCAAGGTAAAACCAATCAAACAGAAATTGAACGTGTAATCGAAGAACGAGATCATGGTTCATATTTTGATCAAGTCATTCAAAAACTTAACAAACAAAGTTTTTATGCGAAGCAGCGGTTTTCGATTCAATATCCCGATTTATTCAAGGATTATGTTAACCCTGGTGCAATTCAATCGAATGGTCGCAAAGGCAAAAAAGAAGTAGAAACAGCACTCATTGCACTATGGAAAGCAATAGACACACGTTTAAAGCATGAGTATGAAGCTATTTCGATCCGCTTGGAGCAAAGCTTTAATCAATCGTTACAACAAATGCGCCAGGATATACAAACTAAAATAAAGCAAGTTGACCCACAATTTTCGTTATCGGAATTAGAAGATATTACTTTATCTGAACCAGAATTACATGTAAGACAAAGAGAAGCAGATAAAGGTTTATTAACCAAGTGGAGTAATCCTTATAAAGATACAAAAAGCTTTTTTGCTGGGGAAGGTAGAAAAGAGCTCGAAGAATACACTAACGAGTATTTTAATCAGACATGGGAAGAAGCTGTAACTAAAATGGAAAAAGACTTAGTGACTTTCTATCATGAGCAATGGATGCACTATGATCAAATGGTTTGGGAACAGTATCATAAAGAAACAAACACATACTATCAGCAAGTGATAGAAGGCATTGAAAATCAGGAAGAAAATAAAGAGCAATTGGTCGCAATCAAAGATTATTTAGATCAAGTGTTAGATGCCAAAATACATGCTTAA
- the parE gene encoding DNA topoisomerase IV subunit B, which yields MSNNTTYSDDSIQVLEGLEAVRKRPGMYIGSTDARGLHHLVFEILDNSVDEALSGYGEKITVTIHPDQSITVSDNGRGMPTGMHQTGRPTPEVILTVLHAGGKFGQGGYKTSGGLHGVGASVVNALSEWLEVRIERDGAVFYQRFENGGKPVTTLEKKGKTKNTGTTITFKPDRSIFSTDMFQFDILAERLREAAFLLKGITIDLIDERNEGIEESYHYPDGLKEFVSYLNEEKDALHEVVAFEGEHQGMELDFAFQFNDGFAENILSFVNNVRTKDGGTHESGAKTAITRVVNDYARKVNLLKEKDKNLEGNDIREGFTAVISIKITEEKLQFEGQTKGKLGTAEARSAVDTIVAEQLLYFLEENPDNASMLIKKAIRAKDARLAARKAREEARTGKKKRRKDALLSGKLTPAQSRNPDTNELYLVEGDSAGGSAKQGRDRKFQAVLPLRGKVVNTEKAKLVDVLKNEEISTIIHTIGAGVGSEFSLDDVQYNKVVIMTDADTDGAHIQILLLTFFYRYMRPLIEAGKVFIALPPLYQISKGKGAKAQIEYCWTEEELAEVTKKFKNGYQLQRYKGLGEMNADQLWETTMNPETRTLIRVTIDDLARAERRVTTLMGDKVEPRRKWIESHVQFSLEDDENIIDNENIQI from the coding sequence ATGAGCAATAATACAACGTATAGTGATGATTCGATTCAAGTTTTAGAAGGTCTGGAAGCTGTAAGAAAAAGACCAGGGATGTATATTGGTAGTACAGATGCCAGAGGGTTACATCATCTTGTCTTTGAAATATTAGATAATTCAGTTGATGAGGCATTATCCGGTTATGGTGAAAAAATCACCGTAACTATTCATCCAGATCAAAGTATCACTGTATCGGATAATGGTCGTGGTATGCCAACTGGTATGCATCAAACTGGGAGACCAACTCCGGAAGTAATATTAACCGTGTTACATGCTGGTGGAAAGTTCGGGCAAGGCGGATATAAAACAAGTGGTGGTTTACATGGTGTAGGTGCATCAGTTGTAAATGCTTTGTCGGAATGGTTAGAAGTTAGAATCGAAAGAGACGGTGCTGTTTTTTATCAGCGATTCGAGAATGGTGGTAAGCCGGTTACAACACTAGAGAAAAAAGGGAAAACGAAAAATACAGGAACAACAATCACTTTTAAACCTGACCGTTCGATTTTTTCCACTGATATGTTTCAGTTTGACATATTGGCAGAAAGATTAAGAGAAGCTGCCTTCTTGTTAAAAGGAATTACTATTGATTTAATTGATGAAAGAAATGAAGGGATAGAGGAGTCTTACCATTACCCGGACGGACTAAAAGAGTTTGTCTCCTACTTAAACGAGGAGAAGGATGCGCTTCATGAGGTGGTTGCATTTGAAGGGGAACATCAAGGAATGGAGTTAGATTTTGCCTTTCAATTCAATGATGGATTTGCTGAGAATATTTTGTCATTTGTTAATAATGTACGAACAAAAGACGGAGGGACCCACGAGTCTGGTGCCAAAACCGCAATCACAAGAGTTGTAAACGATTATGCAAGAAAAGTTAATCTTTTAAAAGAGAAAGACAAAAACCTAGAAGGTAATGATATTCGTGAAGGTTTCACAGCAGTCATTTCAATAAAAATAACTGAAGAAAAACTGCAATTCGAGGGGCAGACAAAAGGAAAGCTCGGTACTGCTGAGGCTCGATCTGCTGTCGATACGATTGTAGCAGAGCAATTGCTTTATTTTCTCGAAGAAAATCCGGACAATGCTTCTATGCTGATTAAAAAAGCAATTCGTGCTAAAGATGCTCGTTTAGCTGCACGTAAAGCAAGAGAAGAAGCAAGAACCGGCAAGAAAAAACGTCGAAAAGATGCTTTGCTGAGTGGTAAATTAACACCAGCACAATCCCGAAATCCAGACACAAATGAACTTTACCTTGTGGAGGGTGATTCAGCTGGTGGATCAGCAAAACAAGGTAGAGATCGAAAGTTTCAAGCAGTATTGCCTTTAAGAGGTAAAGTAGTAAATACGGAGAAAGCAAAATTAGTTGACGTATTGAAAAATGAAGAGATTTCTACGATTATTCACACGATTGGTGCAGGTGTCGGCAGTGAATTTTCTCTTGACGATGTCCAGTACAATAAGGTAGTAATTATGACAGATGCCGACACGGATGGTGCCCATATACAAATCTTATTACTTACCTTCTTCTATCGTTATATGAGACCATTAATTGAAGCGGGTAAAGTATTCATCGCCTTACCTCCTTTATATCAGATTTCAAAAGGAAAAGGTGCCAAGGCACAGATAGAATATTGCTGGACCGAAGAAGAATTAGCAGAGGTTACCAAGAAATTTAAAAATGGTTATCAATTGCAGCGCTATAAAGGTCTAGGAGAAATGAATGCTGACCAGTTGTGGGAAACGACGATGAACCCTGAAACTCGTACTTTAATTCGGGTAACCATTGATGATTTAGCAAGAGCGGAACGAAGAGTGACAACATTAATGGGAGATAAAGTAGAACCTCGTCGTAAATGGATTGAATCTCATGTGCAATTCAGTTTAGAAGATGATGAAAATATTATTGATAATGAAAACATTCAAATTTAA
- a CDS encoding ATP phosphoribosyltransferase regulatory subunit — MFLPAGSQDETGIQISNRLRASEIFRRVTQKRNFQQISTPVVEYAQTFTNEVAGMDLHSMLKWFNGAGEIEVLRPDWTAAIARAIAGQHPSKQKWSYQGSVFRFDKEDTENRQAGIEIVHADRFFGEAESLLTAVTYLNNLNIDTYVIELGHTGIFDALISPFTFSKQEEMELLKAMHDKRSDLVEEIVGKAGNSELVNPLLALIDAYGSREIIEQYRKRWADRGDLTEILNHIDKLIDLLEASGVTEVIVDLGRVKNLPYYDGIMFRGFLTNDGSTCFSGGRYDRLYEQFEQTTSAVGLAFDVDELAKHMEPEQEPEKICIIASPETHAIAEKYRMEMDEQVVDIQYELKNRTAYHKIYQVVEENSQYKVVEQ; from the coding sequence ATGTTTTTACCAGCAGGAAGTCAAGACGAAACAGGTATTCAAATCTCCAACCGGCTACGAGCATCAGAGATATTTAGACGAGTCACTCAAAAACGGAATTTTCAGCAAATCTCTACACCAGTAGTTGAGTATGCTCAAACATTTACCAACGAGGTAGCTGGTATGGACTTACATTCCATGCTGAAATGGTTTAATGGTGCAGGGGAAATTGAAGTACTAAGGCCGGACTGGACAGCAGCAATTGCACGAGCGATCGCTGGACAGCATCCATCCAAACAAAAGTGGTCGTATCAAGGCAGTGTGTTTCGCTTTGACAAAGAAGATACCGAGAACAGACAGGCAGGTATTGAAATCGTTCATGCCGATCGTTTTTTTGGGGAGGCAGAGAGCCTGCTTACCGCTGTGACTTATTTAAATAATTTAAACATTGATACTTATGTGATAGAACTAGGACATACCGGAATTTTTGATGCATTGATTTCACCTTTTACATTTAGTAAACAGGAGGAAATGGAATTGTTGAAAGCAATGCATGATAAACGATCGGATCTTGTCGAAGAAATTGTGGGGAAGGCAGGAAATTCGGAGCTGGTAAATCCTTTACTTGCATTAATCGATGCATATGGTTCTCGTGAAATTATTGAGCAATATCGAAAGCGTTGGGCAGATCGTGGTGATTTAACCGAGATTTTAAACCATATTGACAAGTTGATTGATTTACTCGAAGCCTCGGGTGTAACGGAAGTAATTGTCGACCTTGGTCGTGTTAAAAACCTGCCTTATTATGATGGCATCATGTTTAGAGGTTTTTTGACTAATGACGGATCGACTTGTTTCTCTGGTGGCAGGTATGACCGCCTCTACGAACAATTTGAACAAACAACTTCTGCAGTAGGCCTTGCGTTTGATGTTGATGAATTAGCCAAACATATGGAACCGGAACAAGAACCGGAAAAAATTTGTATTATTGCTTCTCCTGAAACACACGCAATTGCTGAGAAGTACCGCATGGAAATGGATGAACAAGTAGTTGATATCCAATACGAATTAAAGAATCGAACAGCCTACCATAAAATTTATCAAGTGGTAGAGGAGAACAGTCAGTATAAGGTGGTCGAACAATGA
- a CDS encoding CoA-binding protein has protein sequence MKPESEQQLMHEILEKTKTIAVIGLSDKPYRTSYQIAKAMQNEGYRIIPVNPNVEQVLGEKAYDAIEDVKEPFELINIFRRSIYLKELAKEIVNTDADYVWMQQGVIDNEAYNYLIKHNKQVIMDQCIKVAHAVIMK, from the coding sequence ATGAAGCCGGAAAGTGAACAACAATTAATGCATGAAATATTAGAAAAAACAAAAACAATTGCAGTTATCGGACTTTCAGATAAACCATATCGAACGTCGTATCAAATTGCAAAAGCTATGCAAAATGAAGGGTATCGCATCATTCCAGTGAATCCGAATGTGGAACAAGTATTAGGTGAAAAAGCATACGATGCAATAGAAGATGTGAAAGAGCCTTTTGAATTGATCAACATTTTTAGACGATCCATCTACTTGAAAGAGTTAGCTAAAGAAATCGTAAATACGGATGCTGATTATGTTTGGATGCAACAAGGTGTTATAGATAATGAAGCATACAACTATTTAATTAAACATAACAAACAGGTTATAATGGACCAATGTATAAAAGTCGCACACGCCGTTATAATGAAATAA